The Nocardioides salarius genome includes a region encoding these proteins:
- a CDS encoding glycosyltransferase family 2 protein, producing MTGTAVVTIAHGRHEHLARQRASLALGDRLPDLTVVVAMDDDPPVADLPGAPTRVLHLPPDPRGLPLARARNAGVAEAVRLGADALVLLDVDLLAGPGLLAAYADVVAREPDGLWSGPVTYLPPAPPAGYDLETLERLDDPHPARPAPAPGEVVHDASPDLFWSLSFATSAATWERIGGFCEDYVGYGGEDTDFARLAVARGVPLGWVGSARGFHQHHPTQHPPRQHLDDVLRNGALFHQRWGWWPMTGWLEAFEAEGLVVRAGDGWARA from the coding sequence ATGACGGGCACCGCGGTGGTCACGATCGCGCACGGGCGCCACGAGCACCTGGCCCGCCAGCGCGCGTCGCTCGCGCTCGGCGACCGGCTGCCCGACCTCACCGTCGTGGTCGCCATGGACGACGACCCGCCCGTGGCCGACCTGCCCGGGGCCCCGACCCGGGTCCTGCACCTGCCGCCCGACCCCCGGGGGCTCCCCCTGGCCCGGGCCCGCAACGCCGGGGTGGCCGAGGCGGTGCGCCTCGGGGCCGACGCGCTGGTGCTGCTCGACGTCGACCTGCTCGCCGGGCCCGGCCTCCTCGCGGCGTACGCCGACGTGGTGGCCCGCGAGCCGGACGGGCTGTGGTCGGGGCCGGTCACCTACCTGCCGCCGGCGCCGCCGGCCGGCTACGACCTCGAGACCCTGGAGCGTCTCGACGACCCGCACCCGGCCCGGCCCGCACCGGCGCCGGGCGAGGTGGTGCACGACGCCTCCCCCGACCTGTTCTGGTCGCTCTCCTTCGCCACCTCGGCGGCGACCTGGGAGCGGATCGGGGGCTTCTGCGAGGACTACGTCGGCTACGGCGGCGAGGACACCGACTTCGCCCGGCTCGCGGTGGCCCGCGGCGTGCCGCTGGGCTGGGTGGGCTCGGCCCGGGGCTTCCACCAGCACCACCCGACCCAGCACCCGCCGCGCCAGCACCTCGACGACGTGCTGCGCAACGGGGCGCTCTTCCACCAACGGTGGGGCTGGTGGCCGATGACGGGCTGGCTGGAGGCCTTCGAGGCCGAGGGGCTGGTCGTGCGGGCCGGTGACGGGTGGGCGCGGGCCTGA
- the paaD gene encoding 1,2-phenylacetyl-CoA epoxidase subunit PaaD — MSTAERTRGPGVADAEAVAAGVTDPEMPMLTLLDLGVLREVTVADHPCGTAVTVALTPTYSGCPAMATMRDDLVRALTEAGFDEVRVQVRLSPPWTSDWITPRGRAALREHRISPPGTAAPRPAGPVPLSLGVTRRRLDCPRCGSGGPELTSEYGPTACTALYRCTACGEPFEHVKEI, encoded by the coding sequence ATGAGCACGGCCGAGCGCACGCGCGGCCCGGGCGTCGCCGATGCCGAGGCGGTCGCCGCAGGCGTCACCGACCCCGAGATGCCGATGCTGACGCTGCTCGACCTCGGGGTGCTGCGCGAGGTCACCGTCGCCGACCACCCCTGCGGCACCGCGGTGACGGTGGCGCTGACGCCGACGTACTCCGGCTGCCCGGCGATGGCCACGATGCGCGACGACCTGGTGCGGGCCCTCACCGAGGCCGGCTTCGACGAGGTGCGGGTGCAGGTGCGGCTCAGCCCGCCGTGGACCAGCGACTGGATCACCCCGCGTGGGCGTGCCGCGCTGCGCGAGCACCGCATCTCCCCGCCGGGCACGGCCGCGCCGCGCCCGGCCGGCCCGGTGCCGCTGAGCCTGGGCGTCACCCGGCGCCGGCTGGACTGCCCGCGCTGCGGCTCGGGCGGGCCCGAGCTGACCTCGGAGTACGGCCCGACCGCCTGCACCGCGCTCTACCGCTGCACCGCGTGCGGCGAGCCGTTCGAGCACGTCAAGGAGATCTGA
- a CDS encoding glycosyltransferase yields MSTGPLAVAAPSTVGCYVHHHGSGHLHRAGALAREVAGRGVSVTGLSSLPRPDDWSGEWVDLPRDDPAEPGCPDPAAADPLAGGRLHWAPRHHAGLLERHAAVAAWLARTRPAAVVVDVSVEVALLVRLHGVPVVSVVLPGVRDDAAHRLGHDVCDELVGLWPAEATATLLGVAPEVAGRVRALGGLSRFEVEAPPGRRRPGPPRVLVLGGRGGDAWAEGELEAATAAAGSWDWQVLGGTGGSWVADPREAIRDADVVLTHAGQNALAEVAALRRPAVVVPAERPHDEQRCTGRVLAAGPWPAVVVPSLAAARWPDVLDEARALDGSAWAGWVDGHAAARFADVVEQVAR; encoded by the coding sequence ATGAGCACCGGACCCCTCGCGGTCGCGGCCCCCTCGACCGTCGGCTGCTACGTGCACCACCACGGCAGCGGCCACCTGCACCGCGCCGGGGCGCTGGCCCGTGAGGTGGCCGGGCGCGGGGTCTCGGTGACCGGCCTGTCCTCGCTGCCCCGCCCGGACGACTGGAGCGGTGAGTGGGTGGACCTGCCCCGAGACGACCCAGCGGAGCCCGGCTGCCCCGACCCCGCCGCCGCCGACCCGCTCGCCGGCGGCCGGCTGCACTGGGCGCCGCGACACCACGCGGGCCTGCTGGAGAGGCACGCCGCCGTCGCGGCCTGGCTGGCGCGCACCCGCCCCGCCGCGGTCGTCGTCGACGTGTCGGTCGAGGTGGCCCTGCTGGTCCGGCTGCACGGCGTGCCGGTGGTCTCGGTGGTGCTGCCGGGGGTGCGCGACGACGCGGCCCACCGGCTGGGCCACGACGTCTGCGACGAGCTCGTCGGGCTCTGGCCCGCCGAGGCGACCGCGACGCTGCTGGGGGTCGCGCCCGAGGTGGCCGGCCGAGTGCGGGCCCTGGGCGGGCTGTCCCGGTTCGAGGTCGAGGCGCCTCCCGGGCGACGGCGCCCCGGGCCGCCGCGGGTGCTGGTGCTCGGCGGTCGCGGCGGCGACGCCTGGGCCGAGGGCGAGCTCGAGGCGGCGACGGCCGCCGCCGGGTCGTGGGACTGGCAGGTGCTGGGCGGCACCGGCGGCTCCTGGGTCGCCGACCCGCGCGAGGCGATCCGCGACGCCGACGTGGTGCTGACCCACGCGGGCCAGAACGCGCTCGCCGAGGTGGCCGCGCTGCGCCGCCCGGCCGTGGTCGTGCCGGCCGAGCGGCCCCACGACGAGCAGCGGTGCACCGGCCGGGTGCTCGCCGCGGGCCCGTGGCCCGCCGTGGTCGTGCCGTCGCTGGCGGCCGCGCGCTGGCCCGACGTGCTCGACGAGGCGCGGGCCCTCGACGGCTCGGCCTGGGCGGGCTGGGTCGACGGGCACGCCGCGGCGCGCTTCGCCGACGTCGTGGAGCAGGTGGCCCGATGA
- a CDS encoding glycosyltransferase yields the protein MSISVAPASAQAGPRPLTIASVPSGHVYVRHLAPEGATHEARVRRLPDPPPRVADPEPGQWWPPAMLDPAWVRAHDFDLLHLHFGFDALRPEDLVAFADAVHDTGRGLVQTVHDLRNPHHADRGLHDEQLDALVPRADALLTLTPGAAEEIRRRWGREATVVPHPHVVDLRTMAVAADCRARRRTGAFRVGLHVKSLRASMAPMRLLPTLAETVADLPDAVLQVNAHRDVMEGGAREDVELRGWLRRAAEAGRVDLRVHDFLPDDELWAYLGSLDLSVLPYRFGTHSGWLEACRDLGTTVLAPTCGYFAEQGPVLGYEHDEDHVDLDSLASAVRRAHAERPRWGAGIDERRAQRREVARAHERVYADVARAHGRPVER from the coding sequence GTGAGCATCTCCGTCGCCCCGGCCTCCGCGCAGGCCGGCCCCCGACCCCTGACGATCGCCTCGGTGCCCAGCGGTCACGTCTACGTCCGTCACCTCGCGCCCGAGGGAGCGACGCACGAGGCCCGGGTACGACGCCTGCCCGACCCGCCGCCGCGGGTCGCCGACCCCGAGCCCGGCCAGTGGTGGCCGCCGGCGATGCTGGACCCGGCGTGGGTGCGGGCCCACGACTTCGACCTGCTGCACCTGCACTTCGGCTTCGACGCGCTGCGCCCCGAGGACCTCGTCGCCTTCGCCGACGCCGTCCACGACACCGGCCGCGGCCTGGTGCAGACCGTCCACGACCTGCGCAACCCCCACCACGCCGACCGCGGCCTGCACGACGAGCAGCTCGACGCGCTGGTGCCGCGCGCCGACGCGCTGCTGACGCTGACCCCCGGCGCGGCCGAGGAGATCCGCCGCCGCTGGGGCCGCGAGGCCACCGTGGTGCCGCACCCGCACGTGGTCGACCTGCGCACGATGGCGGTGGCGGCCGACTGCCGCGCCCGGCGGCGCACCGGAGCGTTCCGGGTGGGGCTGCACGTCAAGAGCCTGCGAGCCTCGATGGCACCGATGCGGCTGCTGCCCACGCTGGCCGAGACCGTGGCCGACCTGCCCGACGCGGTGCTGCAGGTCAACGCGCACCGCGACGTGATGGAGGGCGGCGCCCGCGAGGACGTCGAGCTGCGCGGCTGGCTGCGCCGCGCGGCCGAGGCCGGACGGGTCGACCTGCGCGTCCACGACTTCCTGCCCGACGACGAGCTGTGGGCCTACCTGGGCTCGCTCGACCTGTCGGTGCTGCCCTACCGGTTCGGCACCCACTCGGGCTGGCTGGAGGCCTGCCGCGACCTGGGCACCACCGTGCTCGCGCCCACCTGCGGCTACTTCGCCGAGCAGGGCCCGGTGCTGGGCTACGAGCACGACGAGGACCACGTCGACCTCGACTCGCTGGCCTCGGCGGTGCGGCGCGCACACGCCGAGCGCCCGCGCTGGGGGGCCGGCATCGACGAGCGCCGCGCCCAGCGGCGCGAGGTGGCGCGGGCGCACGAGCGGGTCTACGCCGACGTGGCCCGGGCCCACGGCCGCCCGGTGGAGCGGTGA
- a CDS encoding serine/threonine-protein kinase, producing MTTHRSPETPAATSLVVGGRYELVELIGSGAMGSVYAAQDLVDERLVALKRLHAQRADDDTARHRFEAEARTLRQLSHPGLPQVYDVGEDDDGIAVQPYLAMRLVTGDTLGELVTERGPLPPLEVAGLVAQLASALSAVHAAGVVHRDIKPANIVVGESGQPVLVDFGIATGDDVEPLTSTGEVLGTMEYISPEQVSGRRATAASDVYSLGVVAFQCLTGVKPFQRDSPVASALAHLNDPAPDLPPSVDRRLGEVVQRMLAKDPADRPLAADVARLLERVLARRRR from the coding sequence ATGACCACGCACCGTTCCCCCGAGACCCCTGCGGCGACGTCGCTGGTGGTCGGTGGGCGCTACGAGCTGGTCGAGCTGATCGGCAGCGGCGCGATGGGCAGCGTCTACGCCGCCCAGGACCTCGTCGACGAGCGCCTGGTCGCGCTCAAGCGGCTGCACGCCCAGCGCGCCGACGACGACACCGCGCGGCACCGCTTCGAGGCCGAGGCGCGCACCCTGCGCCAGCTCTCGCACCCCGGGCTGCCCCAGGTCTACGACGTGGGCGAGGACGACGACGGGATCGCCGTCCAGCCCTACCTCGCGATGCGCCTGGTCACCGGCGACACCCTCGGCGAGCTGGTCACCGAGCGCGGCCCGCTGCCCCCGCTCGAGGTCGCCGGCCTCGTGGCCCAGCTGGCCTCCGCGCTCAGCGCGGTGCACGCCGCCGGGGTGGTGCACCGCGACATCAAGCCCGCCAACATCGTGGTCGGGGAGTCCGGCCAGCCGGTGCTCGTCGACTTCGGGATCGCCACCGGCGACGACGTCGAGCCGCTGACCAGCACCGGCGAGGTGCTCGGCACGATGGAGTACATCTCGCCCGAGCAGGTCTCGGGCCGGCGCGCGACCGCGGCCTCCGACGTCTACTCGCTGGGCGTGGTGGCCTTCCAGTGCCTGACCGGCGTCAAGCCCTTCCAGCGCGACTCGCCGGTGGCCTCGGCGCTGGCGCACCTCAACGACCCCGCCCCCGACCTGCCGCCGAGCGTCGACCGGCGGCTGGGCGAGGTGGTGCAGCGGATGCTCGCCAAGGACCCCGCCGACCGTCCGCTGGCCGCCGACGTGGCGCGGCTGCTCGAGCGGGTGCTGGCGCGCCGGCGGCGCTGA
- a CDS encoding pyruvate, water dikinase regulatory protein, which yields MDDSDPVVPVFFLSDSTGISAETMGNALLIQFPDAKFERTTIPFISTVEHAREVVAMLDELMEGAVTPLVFTTAAEDGVREELNRTRAPLIDFFGMHMQRVESILGRSGRREAARLHGVGDIQRYNSRMAAVEFTIEHDDGQSLRAMDRADVILLAPSRCGKTPTSMYLALQHGLFVANYPLVDEDLERSDLPGPVAAYADRCWGITTNVDRLSRVRNERRPGSRYASPEQCRWELRRAKQLFEAYRLPVVDSSAKSVEEISALILQNRTSRAKAAERVRRTQEENPA from the coding sequence GTGGACGACTCCGACCCGGTGGTGCCCGTCTTCTTCCTCTCCGACTCCACCGGCATCAGCGCGGAGACGATGGGCAACGCGCTGCTCATCCAGTTCCCCGACGCCAAGTTCGAGCGCACCACCATCCCGTTCATCTCCACCGTCGAGCACGCCCGCGAGGTCGTGGCGATGCTCGACGAGCTGATGGAGGGTGCCGTCACCCCGCTCGTCTTCACCACCGCGGCCGAGGACGGCGTGCGTGAGGAGCTCAACCGCACGCGGGCCCCGCTGATCGACTTCTTCGGCATGCACATGCAGCGCGTCGAGTCGATCCTGGGCCGCTCGGGTCGCCGCGAGGCCGCCCGGCTGCACGGCGTCGGCGACATCCAGCGCTACAACAGCCGGATGGCCGCGGTGGAGTTCACCATCGAGCACGACGACGGCCAGAGCCTGCGTGCGATGGACCGCGCCGACGTGATCCTGCTGGCGCCCTCGCGCTGCGGCAAGACCCCCACCAGCATGTACCTGGCCCTGCAGCACGGGCTCTTCGTGGCCAACTACCCCCTGGTCGACGAGGACCTCGAGCGCAGCGACCTGCCCGGCCCGGTGGCGGCGTACGCCGACCGGTGCTGGGGCATCACCACCAACGTCGACCGGCTCAGCCGGGTGCGCAACGAGCGCCGCCCCGGCTCGCGCTACGCCTCGCCCGAGCAGTGCCGGTGGGAGCTGCGCCGCGCCAAGCAGCTCTTCGAGGCCTACCGCCTGCCCGTCGTCGACTCCTCGGCCAAGTCGGTCGAGGAGATCAGCGCGCTGATCCTGCAGAACCGCACCTCCCGAGCCAAGGCCGCCGAGCGCGTCCGCCGCACCCAGGAAGAGAACCCCGCATGA
- a CDS encoding TetR/AcrR family transcriptional regulator → MADPAAPARRGRPGHDRSDVLREAVALFNRQGYDATSMGDLARELGLTKSAIYHHVTSKEQLLEMALDAALAELSEAVEAATTPSYAAPAGRPPASAYERLRALVARSVEVLVAHQPEVTLLLRVRGNSPVEVAALERRRWIDARLADLVRAAAEEGSLRDDVDPDLVSRLLFGMVNSLVEWHRPGGDVDAGVLAHAVTTLAFDGLRAAQPDPA, encoded by the coding sequence ATGGCCGACCCCGCCGCCCCGGCCCGCCGCGGGCGCCCCGGCCACGACCGGTCCGACGTGCTGCGCGAGGCGGTGGCGCTGTTCAACCGGCAGGGCTACGACGCGACCAGCATGGGCGACCTGGCGCGCGAGCTGGGGCTGACGAAGTCGGCGATCTACCACCACGTGACGAGCAAGGAACAGCTGCTCGAGATGGCGCTCGACGCCGCGCTGGCCGAGCTCAGCGAGGCGGTCGAGGCCGCCACCACCCCGTCGTACGCCGCCCCCGCGGGCCGGCCGCCCGCCTCGGCCTACGAGCGGCTGCGGGCGCTCGTCGCGCGCAGCGTGGAGGTGCTGGTGGCCCACCAGCCGGAGGTGACGCTGCTGCTGCGGGTGCGCGGCAACAGCCCGGTCGAGGTGGCGGCGCTGGAGCGGCGGCGCTGGATCGACGCGCGCCTGGCCGACCTGGTGCGGGCCGCGGCGGAGGAGGGCTCGCTGCGCGACGACGTCGACCCCGACCTGGTCAGCCGGTTGCTCTTCGGCATGGTCAACTCGCTGGTCGAGTGGCATCGACCCGGCGGCGACGTCGACGCGGGCGTGCTCGCGCACGCGGTGACCACCCTGGCCTTCGACGGCCTGCGCGCGGCACAGCCCGACCCCGCCTGA
- a CDS encoding glycosyltransferase: MSRPTTGPLRVCLVASSQHPIREPFAGGLESQTHYLARELRRRGHLVSLYAAPGSDPALQARELTLDRFRPSAAASRDVNAPPARWMTEHHAYLSLMLDLAGAGGDEVDVVHNNSLHHLPVAMARTLTVPVVTTLHTPPLPWLESAFHLSPDTPAVAVSETCRRMWAPRVRASVVRNGVDTERWRPGPGGGAAVWSGRMTAEKAPHDAILACRRAGVPLRLVGPVSDPAYYDAMVRPLLGGDVEHLGHLPHDELVEVVGAASVALVTPRWEEPYGLVAAEAMACGTPVAAYDRGAVAEVVTPAAGVVVAADDVDALAAALPRAAALPRDQVRATAVRDCSLQRMVDEYEALYVSLAAAGRPAA, translated from the coding sequence GTGAGCCGCCCGACCACGGGGCCGCTGCGCGTGTGCCTGGTGGCCTCCTCGCAGCACCCGATCCGCGAGCCGTTCGCCGGCGGTCTCGAGTCGCAGACCCACTACCTGGCCCGCGAGCTGCGGCGCCGCGGCCACCTGGTCTCGCTGTACGCCGCCCCCGGCTCCGACCCGGCGCTGCAGGCGCGCGAGCTGACCCTCGACCGGTTCCGGCCCAGCGCCGCCGCCAGCCGCGACGTCAACGCGCCCCCGGCGCGGTGGATGACCGAGCACCACGCCTACCTCTCCCTGATGCTCGACCTGGCCGGCGCGGGCGGCGACGAGGTCGACGTGGTGCACAACAACTCGCTGCACCACCTGCCGGTGGCGATGGCCCGCACGCTCACGGTGCCGGTCGTGACCACCCTGCACACCCCGCCCCTGCCCTGGCTCGAGTCGGCCTTCCACCTCAGCCCGGACACCCCGGCCGTCGCGGTCTCCGAGACCTGCCGGCGGATGTGGGCCCCGCGGGTGCGCGCCTCGGTGGTGCGCAACGGCGTCGACACCGAGCGCTGGCGGCCCGGCCCCGGCGGTGGCGCGGCGGTCTGGTCGGGCCGGATGACGGCCGAGAAGGCGCCGCACGACGCGATCCTGGCCTGCCGCCGCGCGGGGGTGCCGCTGCGGCTGGTCGGGCCGGTCAGCGACCCGGCGTACTACGACGCGATGGTGCGCCCGCTGCTGGGCGGCGACGTCGAGCACCTGGGCCACCTCCCCCACGACGAGCTCGTCGAGGTGGTCGGCGCGGCCTCGGTCGCGCTGGTCACCCCCCGCTGGGAGGAGCCGTACGGCCTGGTCGCGGCCGAGGCCATGGCCTGCGGCACGCCCGTCGCGGCCTACGACCGGGGCGCGGTCGCCGAGGTGGTCACGCCCGCCGCCGGGGTGGTGGTGGCGGCCGACGACGTCGACGCGCTGGCGGCCGCCCTGCCGCGCGCGGCGGCGCTGCCCCGCGACCAGGTGCGGGCCACGGCGGTGCGGGACTGCTCGCTGCAGCGGATGGTCGACGAGTACGAGGCGCTCTACGTCTCCCTGGCCGCCGCCGGCCGACCCGCCGCATGA
- the ppsA gene encoding phosphoenolpyruvate synthase gives MTEQTQPASTDEPGQPGQHSNVRWFSDLGLDDIDQVGGKNASLGEMVSHLTDLGVRVPNGFATTAEAFHRFIGDTGLAERISGLLADLDTDDVRRLAQVGREIREAVVGQPFPEDLEADIRSAYDALVEESTSEGADAPSFAVRSSATAEDLPDASFAGQQETFLNVRGIDAVLQAVREVYASLYNDRAIAYRVHHDFAHDAVGISAGVQRMVRSDIGSSGVMFTMDTESGFTDAVFITSAFGLGEGVVQGAVNPDEFYVYKPALREGRPAVLKRSVGGKATQMVYTQDTAVGRTTEFVDVEPSRSRLLSLDDDEVTELARHALTIEEHYGRPMDIEWGKDGVDGHLYVLQARPETVQSRRSGALERYAMDPAASKGAEVLVEGRAIGQRIGAGAVRVLTDIDQMHEFTPGEVLVADMTDPDWEPIMKRASAIVTNRGGRTCHAAIIARELGIPAVVGTGRATRDLADGREVTVTCAEGDTGLVYEGLLDFEVERTELDSMPEIPVKIMMNVGTPEQAFAFSRLPHKGVGLARLEFIINRQIGIHPRALLELQDDAQALPGDLRAEVEEMIAAYPSPREFFVQRVAEGVSTIAAAFAPEPVIVRMSDFKSNEYANLVGGERYEPDEENPMIGYRGASRYLSEDFAECFAMECEALRHVRDEMGLTNVWVMIPFVRTLKEARGVIDLLAQHGLVRGENGLKVVMMCEVPSNAVLAEQFLEHFDGFSIGSNDMTQLTLGLDRDSGLVADGFDERDPAVLYMLELAIKACKAQGKYVGICGQGPSDHPDLAQWLLEQGIESMSLNPDTVVDTWLRLGGVGSG, from the coding sequence ATGACCGAGCAGACCCAGCCCGCCAGCACCGACGAGCCCGGCCAGCCGGGCCAGCACAGCAACGTCCGGTGGTTCTCCGACCTCGGGCTCGACGACATCGACCAGGTGGGCGGCAAGAACGCCTCGCTGGGCGAGATGGTCTCGCACCTGACCGACCTGGGGGTGCGGGTGCCCAACGGCTTCGCGACCACCGCCGAGGCGTTCCACCGCTTCATCGGCGACACCGGGCTGGCCGAGCGGATCTCCGGGCTGCTCGCCGACCTCGACACCGACGACGTACGCCGCCTGGCCCAGGTGGGTCGCGAGATCCGCGAGGCCGTGGTGGGCCAGCCGTTCCCCGAGGACCTCGAGGCCGACATCCGCTCCGCCTACGACGCGCTGGTCGAGGAGTCGACCAGCGAGGGCGCCGACGCGCCGTCGTTCGCGGTGCGCTCCTCGGCGACCGCCGAGGACCTGCCCGACGCCTCCTTCGCCGGGCAGCAGGAGACCTTCCTCAACGTGCGCGGCATCGACGCGGTGCTGCAGGCCGTGCGCGAGGTCTACGCCTCGCTCTACAACGACCGCGCCATCGCCTACCGGGTCCACCACGACTTCGCCCACGACGCCGTGGGCATCTCGGCGGGCGTGCAGCGGATGGTGCGCTCCGACATCGGCTCCTCGGGCGTGATGTTCACGATGGACACCGAGTCGGGGTTCACCGACGCCGTCTTCATCACCTCCGCCTTCGGCCTCGGCGAGGGCGTGGTGCAGGGCGCGGTCAACCCCGACGAGTTCTACGTCTACAAGCCCGCGCTGCGCGAGGGGCGCCCCGCGGTGCTCAAGCGCAGCGTCGGCGGCAAGGCCACCCAGATGGTCTACACCCAGGACACCGCGGTCGGGCGCACCACCGAGTTCGTCGACGTCGAGCCGTCGCGCAGCCGGCTGCTGAGCCTCGACGACGACGAGGTCACCGAGCTGGCCCGCCACGCGCTGACCATCGAGGAGCACTACGGGCGCCCGATGGACATCGAGTGGGGCAAGGACGGCGTCGACGGCCACCTCTACGTGCTGCAGGCGCGCCCCGAGACGGTGCAGTCGCGCCGCTCGGGCGCCCTCGAGCGCTACGCCATGGACCCGGCGGCCTCGAAGGGCGCCGAGGTGCTGGTCGAGGGCCGCGCGATCGGGCAGCGCATCGGCGCCGGCGCGGTGCGGGTGCTCACCGACATCGACCAGATGCACGAGTTCACCCCCGGCGAGGTGCTGGTCGCCGACATGACCGACCCCGACTGGGAGCCGATCATGAAGCGGGCCTCGGCGATCGTGACCAACCGCGGCGGGCGCACCTGCCACGCCGCGATCATCGCCCGCGAGCTGGGCATCCCCGCCGTGGTCGGCACCGGCCGCGCCACCCGGGACCTCGCCGACGGCCGCGAGGTGACGGTGACCTGCGCCGAGGGCGACACCGGGCTGGTCTACGAGGGTCTGCTCGACTTCGAGGTCGAGCGCACCGAGCTCGACTCGATGCCCGAGATCCCGGTCAAGATCATGATGAACGTCGGCACCCCCGAGCAGGCCTTCGCCTTCTCGCGCCTGCCCCACAAGGGCGTGGGCCTGGCCCGCCTGGAGTTCATCATCAACCGCCAGATCGGCATCCACCCGCGCGCCCTGCTCGAGCTGCAGGACGACGCCCAGGCGCTGCCCGGCGACCTGCGCGCCGAGGTCGAGGAGATGATCGCGGCCTACCCCTCGCCCCGCGAGTTCTTCGTGCAGCGGGTCGCCGAGGGCGTCTCGACGATCGCCGCCGCCTTCGCCCCCGAGCCGGTGATCGTGCGGATGAGCGACTTCAAGTCCAACGAGTACGCCAACCTCGTCGGCGGCGAGCGCTACGAGCCCGACGAGGAGAACCCGATGATCGGCTACCGCGGCGCCTCGCGGTACCTCTCCGAGGACTTCGCCGAGTGCTTCGCCATGGAGTGCGAGGCGCTGCGCCACGTGCGCGACGAGATGGGCCTGACCAACGTCTGGGTGATGATCCCGTTCGTGCGCACGCTCAAGGAGGCGCGCGGGGTGATCGACCTGCTGGCCCAGCACGGCCTGGTGCGCGGCGAGAACGGCCTCAAGGTCGTGATGATGTGCGAGGTGCCCTCCAACGCGGTGCTGGCCGAGCAGTTCCTCGAGCACTTCGACGGCTTCTCGATCGGCTCCAACGACATGACCCAGCTGACCCTGGGCCTCGACCGCGACTCCGGCCTGGTCGCCGACGGCTTCGACGAGCGCGACCCCGCCGTGCTCTACATGCTCGAGCTGGCCATCAAGGCCTGCAAGGCCCAGGGCAAGTACGTCGGCATCTGCGGCCAGGGCCCCTCCGACCACCCCGACCTCGCGCAGTGGCTGCTCGAGCAGGGCATCGAGTCGATGTCGCTGAACCCCGACACCGTCGTCGACACCTGGCTGCGCCTGGGCGGCGTCGGCTCCGGCTGA
- the paaE gene encoding 1,2-phenylacetyl-CoA epoxidase subunit PaaE, translating to MSAPAVERPRSRTFHALRVAAADALTDDAAAITFEVPDELREQLAFDAGQSLTVRRVVDGVEHRRSYSICSPVGAAPRIGVREIPGGAVSSWLVREVRPGDDVEVQLAPGGFRATPEVLAAGGRHLCVAAGSGITPVLSIAASLLAHPDARVTLLYGNRTTASVMFAEEVADLKNAHPARLQVVYVLSREPRDVELLSGRLDAARLERVLTSLAPVDDVDHAWLCGPHRMVQDARSVLGRLGLEPGQVHAELFFVDEPPPELVRAAAAPGAGSGRATSEATVVLDGLSSTATVARDRPLLDSAQETRADLPFACRGGVCGTCRALVREGEVEMARNYALEPAEVEAGFVLTCQARPLTDAVTVDFDA from the coding sequence ATGAGCGCACCCGCCGTCGAGCGCCCCCGCAGCCGCACCTTCCACGCCCTGCGCGTGGCCGCGGCCGACGCGCTGACCGACGACGCCGCCGCGATCACCTTCGAGGTGCCCGACGAGCTGCGCGAGCAGCTGGCCTTCGACGCCGGTCAGTCGCTGACCGTGCGCCGCGTCGTCGACGGCGTCGAGCACCGCCGCTCCTACTCGATCTGCTCCCCGGTGGGCGCGGCGCCACGCATCGGCGTCCGCGAGATCCCCGGAGGCGCCGTCTCGTCGTGGTTGGTGCGCGAGGTGCGCCCCGGCGACGACGTCGAGGTCCAGCTGGCCCCCGGCGGGTTCCGCGCCACCCCCGAGGTGCTCGCCGCGGGCGGGCGGCACCTGTGCGTGGCGGCCGGGTCGGGCATCACCCCGGTGCTCTCGATCGCCGCCAGCCTGCTCGCCCACCCCGACGCCCGGGTCACGCTGCTCTACGGCAACCGGACCACCGCCTCGGTGATGTTCGCCGAGGAGGTCGCCGATCTCAAGAACGCCCACCCCGCCCGGCTGCAGGTCGTGTACGTGCTCAGCCGCGAGCCGCGCGACGTCGAGCTGCTCTCGGGCCGCCTCGACGCCGCGCGGCTCGAGCGGGTGCTGACCAGCCTGGCGCCCGTCGATGACGTGGACCACGCCTGGCTCTGCGGGCCGCACCGGATGGTGCAGGACGCCCGCAGCGTGCTCGGGCGGCTGGGCCTGGAGCCCGGGCAGGTGCACGCCGAGCTGTTCTTCGTCGACGAGCCGCCGCCCGAGCTGGTGCGTGCCGCAGCCGCCCCCGGCGCCGGGTCGGGCCGGGCGACCAGCGAGGCGACGGTGGTGCTCGACGGGCTCAGCTCGACCGCGACCGTCGCGCGCGACCGGCCGCTGCTCGACTCGGCCCAGGAGACCCGGGCCGACCTGCCCTTCGCCTGCCGCGGCGGGGTGTGCGGCACCTGCCGGGCGCTGGTGCGCGAGGGCGAGGTCGAGATGGCGCGCAACTACGCCCTCGAGCCCGCCGAGGTCGAGGCCGGCTTCGTGCTGACCTGCCAGGCGCGCCCGCTCACCGACGCGGTCACCGTCGACTTCGACGCCTGA